The Nerophis lumbriciformis linkage group LG07, RoL_Nlum_v2.1, whole genome shotgun sequence genome window below encodes:
- the cpb1 gene encoding carboxypeptidase B, whose amino-acid sequence MKVLLLLGLLALALADVARFNGDRVLRLRPALDQHVTLIKDLANSIEVDFWSPESAELVTIDMDVDIHVPAKYLDMVHAMLLQNHMDHQVLIEDLQDAVEAQADNGASPRSHSYTKYNSWDKVQAWISSISSSNPSLISKQVIGNTYEGRPMTLLKLGKKSGSTKPAIFLDCGIHAREWISPAFCQWFVKEALSTYGRDSQMTSLLDQMDVYVLPVFNIDGYDYTHKSNRMWRKTRSRRSGSSCTGADPNRNWNAGWCTIGASSNPCSDTFCGYKPESEIEVKNVADFIRRNKSQIKAYLTIHSYSQLLLFPYSYTYGLSAHHGELLRIAQGASAALRRLYGTRYTSGPGAATIYPAAGGSDDWAYDMGVKYSFTFELRDTGRYGFLLPESQIKPTCEETMLAVKYIAAYVQNNLY is encoded by the exons GGATCGAGTATTACGTCTGAGACCTGCACTTGACCAACATGTGACCCTCATTAAGGATCTGGCCAACAGCATCGAG GTGGACTTCTGGAGCCCCGAGAGCGCCGAGCTGGTGACCATCGACATGGACGTGGACATCCACGTGCCCGCCAAGTACCTGGACATGGTGCACGCCATGCTGCTGCAGAACCACATGGACCACCA GGTCCTGATCGAAGATCTGCAGGATGCCGTCGAGGCCCAAGCCGACAACGGGGCTTCCCCCAGAAGCCACAGCTACACCAAGTACAACAGCTGGGACAAG GTCCAGGCATGGATCTCCTCCATCTCCTCCTCCAATCCCAGCCTGATCAGCAAACAGGTGATCGGAAACACCTACGAGGGACGCCCCATGACTCTCCTCAAG CTGGGTAAGAAGAGCGGCTCCACCAAGCCCGCCATCTTCTTGGACTGCGGCATCCACGCTCGGGAGTGGATCTCTCCTGCTTTCTGCCAGTGGTTCGTCAAGGAG GCTTTGTCCACCTACGGCCGAGATTCTCAGATGACCAGCCTGCTCGATCAGATGGATGTCTACGTCCTTCCCGTCTTCAACATCGACGGCTACGACTACACCCACAAGAGC AACAGAATGTGGAGGAAAACCCGCTCCAGGCGGTCTGGATCCAGCTGCACCGGCGCCGACCCCAACAGGAACTGGAACGCCGGCTGGTGCA CCATCGGAGCCTCCAGCAACCCCTGCAGCGACACCTTCTGCGGCTACAAACCAGAGTCTGAGATCGAGGTCAAGAACGTCGCCGACTTCATCCGCAGGAACAAGTCCCAGATCAAGGCCTACCTCACCATCCACTCGTACTCGCAGCTGCTGCTCTTCCCCTACTCCTACACCTACGGGCTGTCGGCGCACCACGGCGAGCTG CTGAGGATCGCTCAGGGAGCTTCCGCCGCTCTCCGTCGTCTGTACGGAACTCGCTACACCAGCGGACCCGGTGCGGCAACCATCT ACCCGGCTGCTGGAGGGTCCGACGACTGGGCCTACGACATGGGAGTGAAGTACTCCTTCACCTTCGAGCTGCGCGACACCGGCCGCTACGGCTTCCTGCTGCCCGAGTCTCAGATCAAGCCCACGTGCGAGGAGACCATGCTGGCCGTCAAGTACATCGCCGCCTACGTGCAGAACAACCTCTACTGA